TGGCAGGATTCGAACCCACGACCCCTTGGTTCGTAGCCAAGTACTCTATCCAACTGAGCTACAGCCGCACTTACTGCACGAGATACCGATCAGACGATCCTGCTGCTGTCGGCGTGCCTTTCATCGATATTCACCGGTGCATGACACTCGGTGCATCAACGGAAGGACTCTCCCGAAAAACTAAGGGTCTCCCCGTGAGGAGACCCTCTAAATAGATGGCGCGGCTGGCAGGATTCGAACCCACGACCCCTTGGTTCGTAGCCAAGTACTCTATCCAACTGAGCTACAGCCGCGCTGTGAGAACAGAATTATGTAAGAAACCAATCTGCCACGCAAGTGTTTTTTGCAATTCTTTTGTCATATCCCCGGTTTTCTCGCCGCATCGGGCAATTCATGCGGGATTAGCGCGGAATCCCCCTCACTGGCAAGCCTTTGCCGCTAGAACAATTACTCCACGCAAACCCGCATCAAATCAGGGCTTTCCATGTGCTCGCCCCGGAGACGGCACGGTATGCTACGGCTTTTTGCAACGCATCGAATGGCGCACCTGCTGCGCACGCGAGGCAGAATCGGGCAAGGAGACGCCCCGCTCGCACCCCCACACGACATGCGATGAAACGATGCATCGGTCGCCCTGTACTTTTTCACTGGTACTTCCCCCGGCGCACCGGATGCGATAAAAACCAGTCCAAGGAGGCGCTCATGGATAAAGTCTGGCTCAAAAGCTATCCGCCCGGCGTGCCGGCCGAGATCGACGTCAACACGTATCGTTCGCTCAACGATGTGTTCCTGCAAAGCTGCCAGAAGTTCGCGAATCGTCCGTCGTTCACCAATCTCGGTGTCACGCTGACGTTTGCCGACCTCGAGCGCAAGTCGCGCGACTTCGCCGCATATCTGCAAAGCCTGCCGGGATTGCAACGCGGTTCGCGCGTGGCCATCATGTCGCCGAACCTGCTCCAGTATCCGGTGGCCGTGTTCGGCATCCTGCGCGCGGGCATGGTCGTCGTGAACGTCAACCCGCTCTATACGGCGGGTGAACTGGAACATCAATTAAAGGACGCGGATTGCGGCGCGATCCTCGTCATCGAGAACTTCGCCGCCACGCTGCAAAAGGCGTTGCCGAATACGCCGGTCAAGCACGTCATTACCACCGCCATCGGCGATATGGTGCCCGCGCCGAAGCGCTGGATCGTGAACTACGTCGTGCGTCACGTGAAGAAGATGGTGCCCGAGTGGAACATTCCTCACGCAGTGCCCTTTCGCACCGCCATGGCACAAGGCGCACGCGCCAAGTTGGAGGAAGCGCAGCTCGGTCACGACGACATCGCCTTCCTTCAGTACACCGGCGGCACGACCGGCGTGGCCAAGGGCGCGATGCTCACGCACTACAACATGATCGCCAACATGTTGCAGGCGCGCGCGTGGATCGGCTCCGGTCTCGAAGAAGGCAAGGAGATCATCGTCACGGCGCTGCCGCTTTATCACATCTTCTGTCTGACGGCGAACTGTCTGGTGTTCCTCCAGCTCGGCGCACTCAACCTGCTCATCACCAACCCGCGCGACATGCCCGGCTTCGTGAAGGAATTGGGCAAGTGGAAGTTCACGTTCATGACGGGCGTGAATACGCTGTTCAACGGTTTGCTCAACACGCCGGGCTTCGATCAGCTCGACTTCACCGCGCTCAAGTGTGCATTGGGCGGCGGCGCGGCCGTGCAGCGCGCGGTGGCCGAGCGCTGGCAGAAGGTCACGGGGCACCCGCTGATCGAGGCGTATGGGCTAACGGAGACGTCGCCTGCGGTGTGTATCAACCCGCTCGGCAGCGAGTTCAACGGCTCCATCGGTCTGCCGATTTCGTCGACCGAAGTCAGCATTCGCAACGACGCCAACGAAGCACTGGGCTTCGGCCAGGAAGGCGAGATCTGTGTGCGTGGCCCGCAAGTCATGAAGGGCTACTGGCATCGCCCCGACGAGACGACCAAGACCATTACGCCGGACGGCTGGCTGCGCACCGGCGACATCGGCACGATCGACGAACAAGGCTTCGTGCGCATTACCGATCGCAAGAAGGACATGATCATCGTGTCGGGCTTCAACGTCTATCCGAACGAAGTGGAGAGCGTGCTCGCAATGTGCCCGGGCGTGCTGGAATCGGCAGTCGTAGGCGTGCCGAGCCAGCGGACCGGTGAGGCGGTCAAGGCGGTGATCGTCAAGAAGTCGCAGGATCTGTCGGAAAAGGCCATCATCGACTTCTGCCGTCAGCATCTGACGAACTACAAGGTGCCGCACGTCATCGAGTTCCGCACCGAGTTGCCGAAGACGCCCGTCGGCAAGGTGCTGCGTCGCGAGTTGCGTTGAGACGGTTTCATTGCGGCACTGCCGCATTGAGGCATTTACGCTGTGACGTTATGCACGACGAAACAACGCAGCGTAAACAAGAACGGCCGGAGATTCTCCGGCCGTTCTTGTTTGAACATCGAGAGACAGGTCGCCGTTTCGTAACTTTTGGTTACAGACGCCACGCGCGAGGCTTGGGAAAATCTCGGGCACGTCAGTGCCGCACCTTGCCTATTTCAACGTCCGACCTTCGTCACCTGCTTTAAAACGTGAGCTGCGGCTGCCATGCCGAACGTCGCTGTGACACACATGCTCGAACCGAAACCGGCGCAATTCAGGCCCTGCGGCCCCGCAGCCGTATCGGACGTTTCGGGCGTTTCGCCCGGCGCGCACACCGCTTCGGGATATTGCAACGGCTCGTCCGAGTACACGGCCGGCACGTTGAACTTGGCCTTCGGACCACGGACAAATCCATGTTGCTTGCGTAATTGCGCACGCACTTTCGCAAGCAGCGGATCCTGGATCGTGCGGGCCAGATCGTCGATACGAATCCGTGTCGGATCGATCTGACCGCCAGCACCACCCACGGTGATCAGACGCTGCTTATGCGCCACGCACCATGCGATGAGCGCCGTCTTCACCCGAACGCTGTCGATGGCATCGACCACCCAGTCGAAGCCGCCGCCCAACATGGCGTCGAGATTTTCCAGTTCGACGAAGTCCTCGATGAGCGTAAGCTGGCAACCGGGATTGATGGCCATGATCCGTTCGGCCATCGCGGCAACTTTGGGTTTGCCGTAGTTGCCATCGAGTGCATGCACCTGACGATTGGTATTGCTTTCGGCGACGTTATCGAGATCGATAAGGGTGAGTCGGCCCACGGCGCTGCGCGCCAGCGCTTCGGCCACCCACGAACCGACGCCGCCGATACCGATGACGGCCACGTGGGCTTCACGCAGACGCGCGAGACCGTCGTCACCGTACAAGCGCGCGAGACCGCCGAAGCGGCGGTTCGCATCATAATCCTTCTCCGATGGCGTGGCCGGCACCGGAGCTACAACGATCGACGGGGTACTGTTCATGATGCGATGGGTAACGTCCTTGAAATGGCTGGCGATCACGATAGTCGCCATCGTCCTGGCATTCGCGGCGTTCATCACGTGGTTTGACTGGAACTACGCCCGGCCCTTCATCAACCGGGAGGTGAGCACCGCGACGGGTCGCCCGTTTGCTATCCGGGGCGACCTCTCGCTGCACTGGCTGGCCCCGAATGCGCAGGCCCCGGGTCTGGGGCGCTGGCTACCGCGGCCTCGCCTGATCGCGAATGATATCGTGTTAGGCAACGTTGCGTGGAGTCAGGAGCCGAACATGGTTTCCGTCGGACGACTCACGTTCTCGCTCGAATGGCTGCCGCTGCTCGACAAGCGCGTCGTCCTGCCCGAAGTCGCGCTGTCCGCACCGAAGGTCATCGTCGAGCAACAGGCAGACGGGCGCAACAACTGGACCTTCACAAAGGGTGACGGTCAACCGTCGCCGTGGAAATTCCGCATCGGACGTCTGATTCTCGAAGACGGCGTAGTACGCGCCAATCTCGTGCCGCAGCAACTCGATCTGACGGCCAATATCGCCACCATCGACGGCCAGGCGCCGTACGGCATCGGCGTCGCCGTGAAAGGCACGTTCCGCAAGGTCGCCATCACCGGTAAGGGCCGAGGCGGCGACGTCCTCTCGCTCGAAGACTATGGCGAGCCCTATCCGCTCGACGCGAGCGTGCGCATCGGCCGCACGCAGATCGCTGCCAAGGGCACGTTCACGAACCCGGCCACCCTGTCGGCACTCGACATGCACCTGCGCCTGGCCGGGCCGACCATGGCCGACCTTTATCCGATTACCGGCGTGCTGCCGCCGGAGACGCCGTCTTACGAGACCAACGGGCACCTATTGCATACCGCCGGTGTCTGGCGATACGAGCGCTTCCAGGGCAAGGTCGGCCAGAGCGATCTCTCGGGCACGCTCCTGTTCCGTCAACGCCAGCCGCGCAACATTCTGCAAGGCGCAGTCGTCTCGAATCAACTGCGTCTGATCGATCTGGGACCGGCCATCGGCGGACAGAATCCGTCGGGCGGCAGCGACCTGTCGGGCAAGCCGAAAGCGCCGCCGTCCGACAAGGTGCTGCCGGTCGATCCGTTCAAGACGGACCGCTGGCGCGCCATCGACGCGGACGTGCAATTCACCGGCCGCAAGATCGTCAAGGACAAGAGCCTGCCAATCGACAACCTCGTCACGCATCTCGTGCTGGACGACGGCGTGCTCTCGCTGCGACCGCTGGAATTCGGCGTGGCCGGTGGGCGCATTACGTCGACGCTCGTCCTCAACGGACAGACCGAACCGATGAAGGTGGATTCGCAAGTCTCGCTGCGCCATCTGAAGATGAAGCAGTTGCTGCCCGATGTCGATCTGATGAAGACGAGTGTCGGCGAAGTGAATGGCGACGCGGCCCTGACCGCCACCGGCAACTCGATTGCGGCGCTGGCCGGCTCATCGAACGGCGAGATCAAGACGCTCATCGACCGTGGCTCGGTCAGCAAGCTGCTGCTGCAATACATGGGCCTGAACGTGGGCAACATCGTGCTGACGAAGCTCTTCGGCGACAAGCAGATCGAAATGCGCTGCGCCGCCGCCGACTTTGCCGTGCGCGACGGCCTGATGGACACTCGCACCTTCGTGATCGACACCGACGATACAAGCATTGGGGTGACGGGTCAGGTCGACCTCAAGCGCGAACACTTCAACCTGACCATCCGGCCCGAGCCGAAGCATTTCGGCCTGCTGTCGTTACGCTCGCCGCTGTATGTGCGCGGTACCTTCAAGCATCCGGATGTGGGGGTCAGCGTGCCGACGCTGGTGGCCCGCGCGGGCGGCGCGATTGCACTGGGCGTGCTCGCCCCGTACACCGCACTCGTACCGTTGCTCGAACTCGGTCCCGGCAAGGACAGCCCCTGCGGCGAACTGCTCGCCAAGCTGCAGCACCCGCCGAGCCGCAACCCCGCCAGCGTCAAACCCGTGCCCGACGCGAACGGTAGCGGCACTGGCACCGGAACGGGCGACGCCTCCGGTGGCAAGTCCAGCGGCCAGGGGCGTGCCGCGCAGTCGTCACCGTCCGCCGCCGCTGGCGCGGGAAGCGAGAAACCCTGACCGATTCGCGTTACATGGGCATGGCACGGCTAACGCCACACGACATGCGAAGCAATGCCCATGCCAACGTGATGGATTTGACGTCGCCTTTCGGGGCGATTTTCGGGACAGGGAACGGCCCCGGACGGAAATACTTCATTCATTAAATATCAAACACATAGCGTGAGATGCCCATTCCACGGGGCGTTCGACGGATCGTTGCGCGTACGACGCGACAAATCGCCACGTGCGCAATTTCCCTGACTCTTCGCTATACTGTGTCGCAACCCCCAACGCACCAGACCGATTACGATCGTCGTGACCCAGACGCTTTCTCTCGCGGACCTGCGCAAAAACTACGCCCTCGGCTCACTTTCGGAGACCGATGTCGCGTCTAGCCCGTTCGACCAATTCCGACTCTGGTTTGAGCAAGCGCTTGCCGCCCAACTGGCCGAGCCGAACGCCATGACGCTCGCCACCGTCACGCCGGACGGCCGCCCCGATGCGCGGATCGTGCTGATCAAGGGTGCCGACGAACGCGGGTTCACGTTCTTCACGAATTACGATTCGCGCAAGGGTCAGGAGCTGGCGGCCACGCCGTACGGTTGTCTGCTGTTTCACTGGATCGAACTCGAGCGTCAGGTGCGCATCGAGGGACGTGTCGAGAAAGTGAGCGCAGAAGAAAGCGACGCTTATTTCCACTCGCGTCCGGTGGGTTCCCGCCTTGGCGCGTGGGCCTCGGTGCAAAGCGCCGAAGTGGCCGATCGCACGATCATCGAGCAACGCGAAGCGGAGTTCCGGCGCCAGTTCGGCGACGCCCCGCCGCGTCCGCCGCACTGGGGTGGATACCGGCTCGTGCCGGACACCATCGAGTTCTGGCAGGGCCGCGAATCGCGCCTGCACGACCGCATCAAATTTTTCCGGCTTGCCGATGGAGCGTGGCGCATCGCGCGCCTGTCCCCCTGAACGTTGTTGTGTCGGCTACGCCGACGCGGTACGCCTGCCCGCCCGTTTGACGAGGAGACGTCACCGTGCCGACGGTACGGATGAAAGTTTTTTTGGTGACACTTGGAGCACATCCATGTTGTGGGAGAAAAAACTCGAAAACTGGGTCAGCGGTGTCAAGACCTCGTCGAACCTGCCCATTCGCCTCGCGCTTTGGAACGGTCAGCAATACGATTTTGGTGCCTTCGGCAACCCCAGCGTAACG
The Pandoraea oxalativorans genome window above contains:
- a CDS encoding AMP-binding protein — translated: MDKVWLKSYPPGVPAEIDVNTYRSLNDVFLQSCQKFANRPSFTNLGVTLTFADLERKSRDFAAYLQSLPGLQRGSRVAIMSPNLLQYPVAVFGILRAGMVVVNVNPLYTAGELEHQLKDADCGAILVIENFAATLQKALPNTPVKHVITTAIGDMVPAPKRWIVNYVVRHVKKMVPEWNIPHAVPFRTAMAQGARAKLEEAQLGHDDIAFLQYTGGTTGVAKGAMLTHYNMIANMLQARAWIGSGLEEGKEIIVTALPLYHIFCLTANCLVFLQLGALNLLITNPRDMPGFVKELGKWKFTFMTGVNTLFNGLLNTPGFDQLDFTALKCALGGGAAVQRAVAERWQKVTGHPLIEAYGLTETSPAVCINPLGSEFNGSIGLPISSTEVSIRNDANEALGFGQEGEICVRGPQVMKGYWHRPDETTKTITPDGWLRTGDIGTIDEQGFVRITDRKKDMIIVSGFNVYPNEVESVLAMCPGVLESAVVGVPSQRTGEAVKAVIVKKSQDLSEKAIIDFCRQHLTNYKVPHVIEFRTELPKTPVGKVLRRELR
- the tcdA gene encoding tRNA cyclic N6-threonylcarbamoyladenosine(37) synthase TcdA; amino-acid sequence: MNSTPSIVVAPVPATPSEKDYDANRRFGGLARLYGDDGLARLREAHVAVIGIGGVGSWVAEALARSAVGRLTLIDLDNVAESNTNRQVHALDGNYGKPKVAAMAERIMAINPGCQLTLIEDFVELENLDAMLGGGFDWVVDAIDSVRVKTALIAWCVAHKQRLITVGGAGGQIDPTRIRIDDLARTIQDPLLAKVRAQLRKQHGFVRGPKAKFNVPAVYSDEPLQYPEAVCAPGETPETSDTAAGPQGLNCAGFGSSMCVTATFGMAAAAHVLKQVTKVGR
- a CDS encoding AsmA family protein: MMRWVTSLKWLAITIVAIVLAFAAFITWFDWNYARPFINREVSTATGRPFAIRGDLSLHWLAPNAQAPGLGRWLPRPRLIANDIVLGNVAWSQEPNMVSVGRLTFSLEWLPLLDKRVVLPEVALSAPKVIVEQQADGRNNWTFTKGDGQPSPWKFRIGRLILEDGVVRANLVPQQLDLTANIATIDGQAPYGIGVAVKGTFRKVAITGKGRGGDVLSLEDYGEPYPLDASVRIGRTQIAAKGTFTNPATLSALDMHLRLAGPTMADLYPITGVLPPETPSYETNGHLLHTAGVWRYERFQGKVGQSDLSGTLLFRQRQPRNILQGAVVSNQLRLIDLGPAIGGQNPSGGSDLSGKPKAPPSDKVLPVDPFKTDRWRAIDADVQFTGRKIVKDKSLPIDNLVTHLVLDDGVLSLRPLEFGVAGGRITSTLVLNGQTEPMKVDSQVSLRHLKMKQLLPDVDLMKTSVGEVNGDAALTATGNSIAALAGSSNGEIKTLIDRGSVSKLLLQYMGLNVGNIVLTKLFGDKQIEMRCAAADFAVRDGLMDTRTFVIDTDDTSIGVTGQVDLKREHFNLTIRPEPKHFGLLSLRSPLYVRGTFKHPDVGVSVPTLVARAGGAIALGVLAPYTALVPLLELGPGKDSPCGELLAKLQHPPSRNPASVKPVPDANGSGTGTGTGDASGGKSSGQGRAAQSSPSAAAGAGSEKP
- the pdxH gene encoding pyridoxamine 5'-phosphate oxidase, with protein sequence MTQTLSLADLRKNYALGSLSETDVASSPFDQFRLWFEQALAAQLAEPNAMTLATVTPDGRPDARIVLIKGADERGFTFFTNYDSRKGQELAATPYGCLLFHWIELERQVRIEGRVEKVSAEESDAYFHSRPVGSRLGAWASVQSAEVADRTIIEQREAEFRRQFGDAPPRPPHWGGYRLVPDTIEFWQGRESRLHDRIKFFRLADGAWRIARLSP